A single region of the Streptomyces sp. ITFR-16 genome encodes:
- a CDS encoding helix-turn-helix transcriptional regulator, with the protein MSSSSDFEAARIALGQQLRGLRRGKGLTARALATLCHWHESKVSRIENGKALPSPADIRAWTVACEAGARADDLIAMASNIQLMYQEWRHLERDGMRRVHDQVQPLWDATRTFKGYAQCLVPGPLQVEGYTAAVLRGVQRRRAIPDDVDDVLRVRSERQRILREKGRSFTIVLEEAALYYRLADRQVMTSQLSRLFVVSAMPTVRLGIIPRSADRSETWPVEDFWIFDDREVQVETVSAFIDIKQRAQLSQYQEAFTRLMQQAVFGSEAYPLIAEALQSM; encoded by the coding sequence ATGTCTTCTTCGTCAGACTTCGAAGCCGCCCGGATCGCGCTCGGTCAGCAATTACGAGGACTGCGCCGAGGCAAGGGCCTGACCGCCCGCGCGTTGGCCACCCTCTGCCATTGGCACGAGTCGAAGGTCAGCAGGATCGAGAACGGCAAGGCACTGCCCTCACCGGCGGACATACGCGCCTGGACCGTGGCCTGCGAAGCCGGCGCGCGCGCCGACGACCTCATCGCCATGGCCTCCAACATCCAGCTGATGTACCAGGAATGGCGCCATCTGGAGCGGGACGGGATGCGCCGCGTCCACGACCAGGTCCAGCCCCTGTGGGATGCGACGCGCACCTTCAAGGGCTACGCACAGTGCCTCGTACCCGGCCCGCTCCAGGTCGAGGGGTACACCGCCGCCGTGCTGCGCGGGGTCCAGCGCCGTCGGGCCATACCCGACGACGTCGACGACGTGCTGCGCGTGCGGTCCGAACGCCAGCGGATCCTGCGGGAGAAGGGCCGCAGCTTCACCATCGTGCTGGAGGAGGCCGCGCTCTACTACCGGCTCGCCGACCGGCAGGTCATGACCAGCCAGCTCAGCCGCCTGTTCGTCGTCTCCGCCATGCCGACGGTGCGGCTCGGGATCATCCCCCGCTCGGCCGACCGGTCCGAGACCTGGCCGGTCGAGGACTTCTGGATCTTCGACGACCGAGAAGTCCAGGTCGAGACCGTCTCGGCGTTCATCGACATCAAGCAGCGAGCCCAACTCAGCCAGTACCAGGAGGCATTCACTCGGCTGATGCAGCAGGCGGTGTTCGGCTCCGAGGCCTACCCCCTGATCGCAGAGGCCCTGCAATCCATGTAG
- a CDS encoding ABC transporter ATP-binding protein, producing MIRTLLALLPPGSRRAITVHLALTAAGVVLRAVGAVLLIPMVAALFGDEPATAWPWLGALACVTATGWAVDAAAARRGFALGFGLLDTGQRTVADRLTDIRPTWFTAGNLATGRQAVAATGPDLVGLVIYLVTPLLSGVLLPVAIALALLPVSWQLGLAALAGVPVLLGAFWASGRLGRDADRAASEANSALTERIMEFARTQQALRAARRVEPARSHAGAALASQHGASTRLLLLQVPGQVVFGLASQLALLLLAGTAVALTVNGTLTAPEAIALTVVVVRYLEPFTTVAELSPGVESSLGTLRRIRAVLDAPTRAAGTLRADTASAPRIELREVTFGYADGDGDEGPGSAPVLDGFDLVLEPGTTTAIVGPSGSGKSTVLALVAGLHQPASGSVLIDGTDSAALDAPSRRALVSVVFQDPYLFDGTVRDNILAGHPGADDDAVDRAARLARVDTLVQRLPDGWAGRVGEAGTTLSGGERQRVSIARALLKPAPVLLIDEATSALDNENEAAVTAALTNDPIPRTRVIVAHRLSSIRTADRVVFLEDGRILEDGPVDELLAAGGRFAAFWQQQDKAGGWRLST from the coding sequence ATGATCCGTACCCTGCTGGCCCTGCTTCCCCCCGGCAGCCGACGGGCGATCACCGTGCACCTGGCGCTGACCGCCGCGGGCGTCGTCCTGCGGGCGGTCGGCGCGGTCCTCCTCATTCCCATGGTCGCCGCTCTGTTCGGCGACGAGCCGGCCACGGCGTGGCCATGGCTGGGGGCACTGGCCTGCGTCACGGCAACGGGCTGGGCCGTCGACGCCGCAGCGGCACGACGGGGGTTCGCCCTGGGTTTCGGGCTGCTCGACACGGGCCAGCGGACCGTCGCGGACCGCCTCACCGACATCCGTCCGACCTGGTTCACCGCCGGGAACCTCGCCACCGGCCGGCAGGCCGTCGCCGCCACCGGACCCGATTTGGTCGGGCTGGTCATCTATCTCGTCACGCCGCTGCTGAGCGGTGTACTGCTTCCCGTCGCGATCGCCCTGGCGCTCCTGCCGGTCTCCTGGCAGCTCGGTCTGGCGGCACTGGCGGGCGTACCCGTGCTCCTCGGCGCGTTCTGGGCCTCCGGGCGGCTGGGGCGTGATGCCGACCGGGCGGCTTCCGAGGCCAACAGCGCGCTGACCGAACGCATCATGGAGTTCGCCCGCACCCAGCAGGCGCTGCGGGCTGCCCGCCGCGTCGAGCCCGCCCGCAGCCACGCCGGGGCCGCGCTCGCCTCGCAGCACGGCGCCTCGACACGGCTGCTGCTGCTCCAGGTCCCCGGGCAGGTCGTCTTCGGCCTGGCCAGTCAGCTCGCCCTGCTTCTCCTCGCCGGGACCGCGGTCGCCCTCACCGTCAACGGCACCCTCACCGCACCCGAGGCGATCGCGCTGACCGTGGTCGTCGTCCGCTACCTCGAACCGTTCACCACCGTCGCGGAGCTGTCCCCGGGGGTCGAGAGCAGCCTCGGTACGCTGCGCCGCATCCGCGCCGTCCTCGACGCACCCACTCGCGCCGCCGGCACCCTCCGCGCCGATACGGCCTCGGCCCCGAGGATCGAACTGCGCGAGGTCACGTTCGGCTACGCCGACGGCGACGGCGACGAGGGCCCGGGCAGCGCACCGGTGCTCGACGGTTTCGACCTGGTACTCGAACCCGGTACGACGACCGCGATCGTCGGCCCTTCGGGGTCCGGCAAGAGCACCGTTCTGGCGCTTGTCGCGGGTCTCCACCAGCCCGCCTCCGGCAGCGTTCTCATCGACGGTACCGACAGCGCGGCACTGGATGCCCCATCCCGCCGCGCACTCGTCAGTGTCGTGTTCCAGGACCCGTATCTGTTCGACGGAACCGTCCGCGACAACATCCTGGCCGGCCATCCGGGGGCGGACGACGACGCGGTGGACCGCGCGGCGCGTCTCGCCCGCGTCGACACCCTTGTGCAGCGCCTGCCCGACGGATGGGCCGGCAGGGTCGGTGAGGCCGGCACCACGCTCTCGGGCGGCGAACGCCAGCGTGTCTCCATCGCCCGCGCGCTTCTCAAGCCCGCCCCGGTACTCCTGATCGACGAGGCCACCAGCGCCCTGGACAACGAGAACGAAGCCGCTGTCACAGCCGCCCTGACGAACGACCCGATCCCCCGCACCAGAGTGATCGTCGCCCACCGGCTGAGCAGCATCCGCACCGCCGACCGCGTCGTCTTCCTGGAGGACGGCCGCATCCTTGAGGACGGGCCGGTCGACGAACTGCTCGCCGCCGGCGGCCGGTTCGCCGCCTTCTGGCAGCAGCAGGACAAGGCCGGCGGCTGGCGGCTCAGCACGTGA
- a CDS encoding ATP-binding cassette domain-containing protein codes for MARRGINGVIMRAYGARDHEATVTGTELLAPDFLRVRMASPTLLRDVVVAPAAHLRFWMPDPDDPEVEHQRGYTLSEADPATGSFAVDFVLHDPAGPASMWARRAVSGTSVRVTSLGSSQFDLPSELPAGYLLVGDAASIPAINGILDVLPAEVPVELYLEEHRETDRLIPLVARPRTNVHWVARHGEASLAAAIPARDWSDWYAWVTPESGSLKHLRARLREEFGFPRSEMHAQAYWYYGRAFGSNRRKAVEEPVPSGAPAEPAPDAGADTGADADGREPRRGSWRAQAGGRLISPLRPTLIVAGVAQALVTLVQLAPFVLMAELGRRLASGEGSGRLWALGAWAVGLMGAGVLLASGLLLWLHWVDARFARNLRQRLLAKLARLPLGWFDSRGSGRVKQIVQDDTLALHYLVTHAVPDAVAAVVGPVSVLVYLFVVDWRIALLLLLPVFVYIVAMAIMVVQSGPLITEATRWEERMNAEAGAYLEGQPVIRVFGGAASSVFRTRLGEYIRFLDSWQRPFCGQKTFIDLVTRPATFLLLICALGTLLVTTGRMDPVSLLPFLLLGTTFGAHLMGIGYGLSGLRTGLLAARRIQVTLDEPELETAAGGEAREVPAGKVEFERVGFAYRPGVPVLEDISFTLEPGTVTALVGASGSGKSTLAALLARFHDVTDGAIRAGGRDVRELTPDELYARVGFVFQQTQLVHGTVRDNIALAVPDASEERIREAARAARIHERIMRMPEGYDTVLGPDAALSGGERQRLTIARAILADTPVLVLDEATAFADPESEHLVQQALTRLTAGRTVLVIAHRLHTITGVDRIVVLDHGRIAQTGTHTQLLALDGRYRQLWDAAAAGADTTGAHR; via the coding sequence ATGGCCAGACGTGGCATCAACGGGGTGATCATGCGCGCCTACGGTGCGCGCGACCACGAGGCGACGGTCACCGGTACGGAGCTCCTGGCCCCGGACTTCCTGCGGGTCCGGATGGCCTCTCCCACTCTGCTGCGGGACGTGGTGGTGGCTCCGGCGGCGCATCTTCGGTTCTGGATGCCGGACCCGGACGATCCCGAGGTCGAGCATCAGCGCGGGTACACCCTGTCCGAGGCGGACCCCGCAACCGGGTCGTTCGCGGTGGACTTCGTGCTCCACGATCCCGCCGGTCCGGCGTCCATGTGGGCGCGGCGGGCCGTGTCCGGGACGAGCGTCCGGGTCACTTCGCTGGGTTCCTCGCAGTTCGACCTGCCCTCCGAACTGCCTGCCGGGTACCTGCTGGTCGGTGACGCCGCATCCATACCGGCGATCAACGGCATCCTCGATGTCCTGCCCGCAGAGGTGCCGGTGGAGCTCTATCTGGAGGAGCACCGGGAGACGGACCGTCTCATCCCCCTTGTCGCCCGTCCCCGGACGAACGTCCACTGGGTGGCGCGGCACGGGGAGGCGTCGCTCGCCGCCGCGATACCGGCCCGGGACTGGTCGGACTGGTATGCGTGGGTCACACCGGAATCCGGTTCGCTCAAGCACCTGCGTGCGCGGCTGCGCGAGGAGTTCGGTTTTCCCCGCAGCGAGATGCACGCGCAGGCGTACTGGTACTACGGGCGGGCCTTCGGTTCGAACCGGCGCAAGGCCGTTGAGGAGCCGGTGCCCTCCGGTGCGCCGGCGGAGCCCGCCCCGGACGCCGGTGCGGACACCGGGGCGGACGCGGACGGGCGGGAGCCGCGCCGGGGCTCCTGGCGGGCGCAGGCCGGCGGACGGCTCATCAGTCCGCTGCGCCCCACGCTGATCGTCGCCGGGGTCGCCCAGGCGCTCGTCACCCTCGTCCAGCTGGCTCCGTTCGTACTGATGGCGGAACTGGGCCGGCGGCTGGCGTCGGGAGAGGGTTCGGGGCGGCTGTGGGCCCTGGGTGCCTGGGCGGTCGGTCTGATGGGGGCCGGTGTGCTGCTGGCGTCCGGTCTGCTGCTGTGGCTGCACTGGGTCGACGCCCGGTTCGCGCGGAACCTGCGGCAGCGGCTGCTGGCCAAGCTCGCCCGGCTGCCGCTGGGCTGGTTCGACAGCCGGGGGTCGGGGCGGGTCAAGCAGATCGTGCAGGACGACACGCTCGCGCTGCACTATCTCGTCACCCACGCGGTCCCCGACGCGGTCGCGGCCGTGGTGGGCCCGGTCTCGGTGCTGGTCTATCTGTTCGTCGTCGACTGGCGGATCGCCCTGCTGCTGCTTCTCCCCGTGTTCGTGTACATCGTGGCGATGGCGATCATGGTGGTGCAGTCCGGCCCGCTCATCACGGAGGCGACGCGCTGGGAGGAGCGTATGAACGCCGAGGCCGGCGCCTACCTGGAGGGTCAGCCGGTCATCCGGGTGTTCGGCGGTGCGGCGTCCTCCGTCTTCCGTACCCGACTCGGCGAGTACATCAGGTTCCTCGACAGCTGGCAGCGGCCGTTCTGCGGGCAGAAGACGTTCATCGATCTGGTCACCCGGCCCGCGACGTTCCTGCTGCTCATCTGCGCGCTCGGCACGCTTCTCGTCACCACCGGACGGATGGATCCGGTCTCCTTGCTGCCGTTCCTGCTGCTGGGTACGACATTCGGCGCGCACCTGATGGGGATCGGGTACGGCCTCTCCGGTCTGCGTACGGGGCTGCTGGCGGCCCGCCGTATCCAAGTGACCCTCGACGAACCCGAACTGGAGACGGCTGCGGGCGGGGAGGCACGGGAGGTGCCGGCGGGGAAGGTCGAGTTCGAGCGGGTCGGCTTCGCCTACCGTCCCGGTGTCCCCGTCCTGGAGGACATCTCGTTCACCCTCGAACCGGGAACCGTGACAGCGCTGGTCGGCGCCTCCGGCTCGGGCAAGTCCACCCTCGCCGCGCTGCTGGCCCGCTTCCACGACGTCACCGACGGCGCGATCCGGGCAGGGGGCCGGGATGTGCGCGAGCTGACCCCGGACGAGCTCTACGCCCGGGTCGGCTTCGTGTTCCAGCAGACACAACTGGTCCACGGAACAGTCCGCGACAACATCGCCCTGGCCGTTCCCGACGCTTCGGAGGAGCGCATCCGGGAGGCCGCCCGCGCGGCTCGGATCCATGAGCGGATCATGCGGATGCCCGAGGGCTACGACACCGTCCTCGGCCCCGACGCCGCTCTCTCCGGCGGCGAGCGGCAGCGGCTCACGATCGCCCGGGCGATCCTCGCCGACACCCCGGTACTCGTACTCGACGAGGCCACGGCCTTCGCCGACCCCGAGTCCGAACACCTCGTGCAGCAGGCGCTGACCCGGCTGACGGCCGGGCGCACCGTGCTGGTCATCGCGCACCGCCTGCACACGATCACCGGTGTGGACCGGATCGTGGTCCTCGATCACGGGCGGATCGCGCAGACCGGCACCCATACCCAACTGCTTGCCCTCGACGGCCGGTACCGGCAGCTCTGGGATGCCGCCGCGGCCGGCGCCGACACGACGGGAGCCCACCGATGA
- a CDS encoding DUF5707 domain-containing protein produces the protein MSKRVIAMSLAGTAVLGAAGAVAFAAQASEAKPQVRDGEAAYVAPHGTRDGSLTFTVRVSDDSGVRGVKVLAWPGTLKPAPTAKEMKDVESATCTAAGDGAARCTYTVRVTEADAVPAGAWHVAVLATAKDGDTAFVPRAADFTARR, from the coding sequence ATGTCCAAGCGCGTCATCGCCATGTCACTCGCGGGTACGGCTGTGCTGGGAGCGGCCGGCGCCGTCGCCTTCGCGGCCCAGGCCTCCGAGGCGAAGCCCCAGGTGCGGGACGGCGAGGCCGCGTACGTCGCCCCGCACGGCACCCGCGACGGCTCGCTGACCTTCACCGTCCGCGTGTCGGACGACTCGGGCGTACGCGGCGTCAAGGTACTGGCGTGGCCCGGGACCCTGAAGCCGGCTCCGACGGCGAAGGAGATGAAGGACGTCGAGTCCGCCACGTGCACGGCGGCCGGGGACGGGGCCGCCCGGTGCACCTACACGGTGAGGGTCACCGAGGCGGACGCGGTACCGGCCGGCGCCTGGCACGTGGCGGTCCTGGCGACCGCGAAGGACGGCGACACGGCATTCGTGCCCCGCGCGGCAGACTTCACGGCCCGCCGTTGA